From one Mya arenaria isolate MELC-2E11 chromosome 4, ASM2691426v1 genomic stretch:
- the LOC128231143 gene encoding uncharacterized protein LOC128231143 has protein sequence MYYFINCCCSVNMLLAVVNTLLVIVTPVLAAQTRPYPQCKGPDFRFDGYTYTLAPGTSERIWSHCSFPNPRADHARCGRTEIDGQYFLCDPDRLIWNQTIASQLEDKLTEIRNRTSTMCRDSAGVRETFRVAVALVHRMYIPELNSPQLCTNECGRLQPALNVSSRQQSQEEIDETLRVFADGLRALWKIGTCGNDVIVVYCQQFDQVYVSAGSAASSFLPPERVADLQDKFRSFLIEFGHEQGLEEGLSYMLGSLKVTLQGLTPAHIMLITNMALLGILGVLMLYYVLGKKFKVDVWGNNWRWPLGSGLVRWTSSP, from the exons atgtattattttattaattgctGCTGTTCCGTTAATATGCTACTTGCTGTCGTAAATACCCTTCTGGTCATTGTGACGCCTGTTTTGGCCGCTCAGACCCGACCCTACCCGCAATGTAAGGGTCCGGACTTCCGGTTCGACGGGTACACATACACGCTTGCACCTGGAACGAGCGAGAGGATATGGTCCCATTGCAGCTTTCCAAACCCCCGGGCCGACCACGCCCGTTGTGGAAGGACGGAAATAGACGGACAGTACTTCCTGTGTGATCCAGACCGCCTCATATGGAACCAGACCATTG CGAGCCAGTTGGAGGATAAGTTGACGGAGATCCGGAACCGGACGTCGACTATGTGCCGGGACTCCGCTGGGGTGCGGGAGACGTTCAGGGTTGCCGTGGCCCTCGTGCACCGGATGTACATCCCTGAACTGAACAGCCCACAGCT CTGCACAAACGAGTGCGGTCGTCTTCAACCGGCGTTAAATGTGAGCAGCAGACAGCAATCCCAGGAGGAAATAGACGAGACTTTACGAGTGTTTGCAGATGGGCTGAGGGCTCTCTGGAAGATAGGCACGTGTGGAAATGACGTTATCGTCGTATACTGCCAACAATTTGATCAG GTGTACGTATCAGCCGGAAGCGCTGCCTCAAGTTTCCTTCCACCAGAGCGCGTTGCGGACCTACAAGACAAGTTCCGGTCCTTTCTAATAGAGTTTGGTCATGAGCAAGGTCTGGAGGAGGGCCTCTCCTACATGCTGGGTTCGCTCAAGGTCACCCTCCAAGGCCTAACACCTGCACATATCATGCTCATCACCAACATGGCGCTGCTGGGTATCCTGGGCGTTCTCATGCTATATTATGTCCTAGGGAAGAAGTTCAAGGTGGATGTGTGGGGGAACAACTGGCGATGGCCGCTGGGGTCGGGGCTTGTCCGGTGGACAAGTTCACCATGA
- the LOC128231141 gene encoding 3-oxoacyl-[acyl-carrier-protein] synthase, mitochondrial-like has translation MTGEVGRRVVVTGMGLVTCLGVGVRHVWRRILDGHCGISGLHATEFKEIPCRVAGYVPRGTSPGELNLDSHIPPADQRVMSLASAYALVAAEEALVDSGWKPRTEDDRHRAGVAVGMGLCSLHQISEMGHVLREKGYRRVSPHFIPSILTNMAAGQVSLKFGLKGPNHAVSTACTTGLHAIGDAARFIQYGDADLMVAGGTEANIDPLSIAGFARMRALSTRFNDTPELSSRPFDKDRDGFVMSEGSGVVILEELSHAQKRGANIYGEVLGYGLSADANHITAPAEDGSGAYNCMKYALKYANIDKKHVGYVNAHATSTPLGDKSESSAIHRLFGPNCDNLLVSSTKGAIGHLLGGAGSVEAIFTILACQSGKVPPTVNLNQSDTDVDLNYVSKTSSDWLNIVNGKRFGISNSFGFGGTNASICFSNYFPDSC, from the exons ATGACGGGGGAGGTTGGAAGACGTGTAGTGGTGACGGGAATGGGGCTGGTCACATGCCTTGGGGTTGGAGTGAGGCACGTCTGGAGGAGGATACTTGATGGACATTGTGGCATCAGTGGTCTCCATGCTACAG AGTTCAAAGAGATTCCTTGTCGAGTGGCTGGTTATGTGCCAAGAGGAACTAGTCCAGGGGAGTTAAATCTTGACAGTCATATCCCACCAGCAGACCAGAGAGTGATGTCCCTTGCCAGTGCCTATGCCCTAGTAGCAGCGGAAGAGGCTTTAGTAGACTCAGGCTGGAAACCTCGCACTGAAGATGACAGGCACAGAGCTG GAGTGGCTGTAGGTATGGGCCTGTGTTCTCTTCATCAGATCTCAGAGATGGGTCATGTGTTACGGGAGAAGGGATATCGCAGGGTGAGCCCGCATTTCATCCCTTCCATTCTCACAAACATGGCGGCGGGCCAAGTTAGTCTGAAGTTTGGTCTAAAG GGTCCAAACCATGCAGTGTCGACAGCCTGCACCACAGGGCTACACGCAATAGGTGATGCTGCCAGGTTTATCCAGTATGGGGACGCAGACCTGATGGTTGCGGGGGGCACAGAGGCCAACATTGACCCTCTCAGCATTGCAGGCTTTGCTCGCATGAGAGCCTTGAGTACCAGGTTCAATGACACCCCTGAACTGTCCTCTAGGCCTTTTGATAAGGACAGGGATGGGTTTGTGATGTCAGAAGGGTCAGGAGTTGTGATTCTTGAAGAGCTCTCTCATGCACAGAAGAGAGGAGCAAACATATATGGGGAAGTTTTAGGCTATGGACTGTCCGCAGATGCAAACCACATTACTGCCCCTGCGGAGGATGGCTCAGGAGCTTACAACTGTATGAAGTACGCTCTGAAATATGCAAACATAGACAAGAAGCATGTGGGCTATGTCAATGCTCATGCCACCTCAACTCCCTTGGGTGACAAATCTGAAAGCAGTGCTATACACAGATTATTCGGACCAAACTGTGATAACCTACTTGTCTCATCAACCAAAGGTGCCATTGGACACTTGCTCGGTGGGGCTGGCAGTGTGGAAGCCATTTTTACCATTCTTGCATGTCAGTCAGGCAAAGTTCCACCCACAGTGAATCTTAACCAATCAGATACTGACGTTGATTTGAACTATGTTAGTAAAACATCTTCTGATTGGTTGAACATTGTAAATGGTAAAAGATTTGGAATAAGTAACTCTTTTGGTTTTGGTGGTACTAATGCTAGTATCTGTTTTAGTAATTATTTTCCTGATTCTTGTTAA